One genomic region from Prunus persica cultivar Lovell chromosome G3, Prunus_persica_NCBIv2, whole genome shotgun sequence encodes:
- the LOC18782826 gene encoding uncharacterized protein LOC18782826 isoform X2, with product MTTSTGRTTRVIGWYHSHPHITVLPSHVDVRTQAMYQLLDSGFIGLIFSCFSEDINKVGRIQVIAFQSSDGKQHHMSRPISLSPVNKSPVIEVESSLSTSENEPARSFRAECPEQDTADSRTSGTIKGGGRSSDLGLLFANADANHLEKERIGGNHHTNTSDIIIADIDHMDMSESMQEAMHRSNLDMSGAEYVRKEVPLHVLPTSSLIKLDSPLLSFTELQRVLYEEERAAYNQAISQNMRDGKVHPLTYIHHTSMYQASMCKLIEYCLSPAINALQCRLRENEIRLAMLTEEVKNLETETHRASEQSSGSPRQVSSPRQILSPRQVASPIPRGSTPLGHRDLFSPSESISARSLAGSGSRSRKGS from the exons ATGACAACGTCAACAGGAAGAACAACTAGGGTGATTGGGTGGTACCATTCGCATCCTCATATTACGGTTCTTCCTTCCCATGTTG ACGTGCGGACTCAGGCAATGTATCAACTTCTAGATTCTGGGTTCATTGGGCTTATATTTTCCTGTTTTAGTGAAGATATAAACAAG GTCGGACGAATCCAAGTAATTGCTTTTCAGTCCTCAGATGGGAAGCAGCATCACATGTCAAGACCTATATCTTTATCTCCTGTAAATAAAAGTCCAGTTATAGAAGTTGAATCGTCTTTAAGTACCTCAGAAAATGAACCTGCAAGATCCTTTAGAGCAGAGTGTCCTGAACAAGACACAGCTGATTCAAGAACTTCTGGAACTATAAAG GGTGGGGGACGATCTTCAGACCTGGGGCTTTTGTTTGCTAATGCTGATGCAAATCatctagaaaaagaaagaattggaggaaaccaccACACTAACACTTCAGACATCATCATTGCCGATATAGATCACATGGATATGTCAGAGAGTATGCAAGAAGCAATGCACCGTTCGAATTTGGATATGAG TGGTGCCGAGTATGTCAGGAAAGAAGTTCCTCTCCATGTTTTACCGACCTCATCTCTTATTAAACTCGATTCACCATTATTATCATTTACGGAATTGCAACGAGTACTGTATGAAGAGGAGCGAGCGGCATATAACCAAGCTATCTCACAAAATATGAG GGATGGGAAAGTGCATCCACTTACTTACATACATCACACATCAATGTACCAGGCTTCCATGTGCAAATTAATTGAATATTG TTTAAGTCCTGCCATAAATGCACTGCAGTGTCGGTTAAGAGAGAATGAAATTCGG TTAGCAATGCTCACTGAAGAAGTGAAGAATTTGGAGACCGAGACACATAGAGCAAGCGAGCAAAGTTCAGGATCTCCTCGTCAAGTTTCATCGCCTCGTCAAATTTTGTCGCCTCGTCAAGTTGCGTCGCCTATACCCCGAGGAAGTACTCCGTTGGGTCACAGGGACTTGTTTAGTCCAAGTGAATCAATCAGTGCAAGAAGTCTAGCTGGTTCTGGTAGTCGAAGCCGAAAAGGATCATAA